In Treponema pectinovorum, a single genomic region encodes these proteins:
- the hcp gene encoding hydroxylamine reductase, with protein MEQEMFCYQCQETAGCKGCTKIGVCGKTSDTAFAQDKLILATKKLAVSVIQRGLNPEDVKIASILAIDNLFKTITNANFDNDVLEEAIAETEALTVKFTGEENFLSEIKPGVLATEDENIRSLRELITYGLKGLAAYLKHAYVLGYKDEKINSFMLIALAKLLDKNLNIDDYVALTLETGNFGVQGMALLDKANTQTYGNPEITTVNIGVRKNPAILISGHDLKDLEMLLEQTQGTGVDVYTHGEMLPAHYYPAFKKYENFVGNYGNAWWLQKKEFASFNGPILLTTNCLIPPTNEYKYRVFTTNDVGFPGCVHIQADENEKKDFSKIIELAKQCQSPTEIETGSIIGGFAHNQVFMLADKIIDAIKNGAIKRFIVMGGCDGRAAARNYYTNFAEALPKDTVILTAGCAKYKYNKLNLGDIGGIPRVLDAGQCNDSYSLALIALKLKEVFNLKDINELPIVYNIAWYEQKAVIVLLALLSLGVKNIHLGPTLPAFLSPTIANFLVEKFGIGGITTVEDDLKLFGLK; from the coding sequence ATGGAACAGGAAATGTTTTGCTATCAATGTCAGGAAACGGCAGGATGCAAAGGATGTACAAAAATCGGAGTTTGTGGAAAAACTTCTGATACGGCGTTTGCTCAGGATAAACTCATCCTTGCAACAAAAAAACTTGCAGTTTCAGTTATTCAACGGGGATTGAATCCTGAAGATGTAAAAATTGCATCCATCCTTGCAATAGACAATCTTTTTAAGACAATCACAAATGCAAACTTTGATAATGATGTTCTTGAAGAGGCGATTGCAGAGACAGAAGCTTTAACAGTCAAGTTTACAGGAGAGGAAAATTTTCTTTCAGAAATCAAACCTGGTGTGCTTGCCACAGAAGATGAAAATATACGAAGTTTACGAGAACTGATTACTTACGGACTAAAAGGTCTTGCAGCATATCTGAAGCATGCATACGTTCTTGGTTACAAAGATGAAAAAATCAATTCTTTTATGCTTATTGCGCTTGCTAAACTTTTAGACAAAAACCTTAACATTGATGATTATGTTGCACTTACATTGGAAACAGGAAACTTCGGTGTACAGGGAATGGCACTCTTAGACAAAGCAAATACTCAAACTTATGGAAACCCTGAAATTACAACAGTTAATATTGGTGTTAGAAAAAATCCTGCAATCCTTATTTCTGGGCACGACTTAAAAGATCTTGAAATGTTGTTGGAACAGACACAAGGCACTGGAGTTGATGTTTATACACATGGAGAAATGTTACCTGCTCACTACTACCCTGCTTTCAAAAAATACGAAAATTTTGTAGGTAATTATGGAAATGCATGGTGGCTTCAAAAGAAAGAATTTGCTTCTTTTAATGGCCCTATTTTGCTTACGACAAATTGTCTTATTCCGCCTACAAACGAATACAAGTATCGCGTTTTTACAACAAATGATGTTGGATTTCCAGGCTGTGTACACATTCAGGCAGATGAAAATGAAAAAAAGGATTTTTCCAAGATTATTGAACTTGCAAAGCAGTGTCAGTCACCAACAGAAATCGAAACAGGTTCTATAATTGGAGGATTTGCACACAACCAAGTGTTTATGCTTGCAGATAAAATTATCGATGCAATAAAAAATGGAGCAATTAAGCGCTTCATCGTAATGGGAGGTTGCGACGGTCGTGCGGCAGCTCGTAATTATTACACGAATTTTGCAGAAGCTCTTCCCAAAGATACTGTAATTCTTACCGCTGGATGTGCAAAATACAAATATAACAAACTAAACCTTGGCGATATTGGAGGAATCCCTCGAGTATTGGATGCAGGGCAATGTAACGACAGCTACTCCCTTGCTCTTATTGCTCTCAAACTAAAAGAAGTTTTTAATCTCAAGGATATAAATGAACTCCCGATTGTTTACAATATTGCTTGGTATGAGCAAAAAGCAGTCATCGTTTTGCTTGCACTTTTGTCTCTTGGTGTTAAAAATATTCATCTGGGGCCTACTCTTCCAGCGTTTCTTTCTCCAACAATAGCAAATTTTCTTGTAGAAAAATTTGGCATTGGAGGCATTACAACAGTTGAGGATGATTTGAAATTATTTGGTCTAAAATAA
- a CDS encoding metallophosphoesterase, translating to MKLLLLSDIHGNTENLEKLATEFANADIVLFGGDFAKFSHPETAKPVLEALTKSHECVFAVIGNCDELDFLAQVEKADISVEASMVFHEGLVIAGSGGGSKFSGDTPFERTDEELVSDFNIVEDSISQIGDKDGHCNNLILIMHNPPKDTACDLIPGNIHVGSEKLRAFIEKTQPLLVLTGHIHESAGIDKVGESTIVNPGALLEGKYARAELGFTDGKWSVEKIELCTL from the coding sequence ATGAAATTACTTTTATTGAGCGACATTCACGGCAATACAGAAAATCTCGAAAAACTTGCAACAGAATTTGCAAATGCTGATATAGTTCTTTTTGGTGGTGACTTCGCTAAGTTTTCTCATCCAGAAACTGCAAAACCTGTTCTTGAGGCGCTTACAAAAAGTCATGAATGCGTTTTTGCTGTTATTGGAAATTGCGACGAGTTAGATTTTTTGGCTCAGGTCGAAAAAGCAGATATAAGCGTCGAAGCGAGCATGGTTTTTCATGAAGGGCTTGTGATTGCCGGTAGCGGTGGTGGTTCAAAATTTTCTGGCGACACACCATTTGAGCGCACAGACGAAGAACTCGTTTCAGATTTCAATATCGTAGAAGATTCTATTTCTCAAATAGGCGACAAAGACGGTCATTGCAACAATTTGATTTTGATAATGCACAATCCTCCTAAAGATACTGCTTGCGATTTAATTCCTGGCAATATACATGTTGGAAGCGAAAAACTGCGTGCTTTTATCGAAAAAACTCAACCACTTTTGGTTTTAACAGGACATATTCACGAGAGTGCTGGAATCGACAAGGTTGGCGAATCTACAATAGTAAATCCTGGTGCACTTTTAGAAGGCAAATACGCTCGTGCAGAACTAGGATTTACAGACGGAAAGTGGTCTGTAGAAAAAATTGAACTTTGCACTCTGTAG
- a CDS encoding DUF2141 domain-containing protein: MKKKITILFLSFFILSFGFTHNIKLKISSVVVGKGKIVVSIHNSEESFKTKNPFMKLELIPSATEIETDVELTDGEYAFCVFQDLNSDGVLNSGFMGIPKEPFGFSNYNGKSVPGNFKKHKVLIDKDETIPIELFTM; encoded by the coding sequence ATGAAAAAGAAAATTACAATATTATTTTTGTCGTTTTTTATTTTGTCTTTCGGGTTTACGCACAATATAAAATTAAAAATAAGTTCTGTTGTAGTTGGAAAAGGCAAGATTGTTGTGAGCATTCACAACAGTGAAGAAAGTTTTAAAACAAAAAATCCTTTTATGAAGCTGGAGTTAATTCCGAGTGCAACCGAAATTGAAACTGATGTTGAATTGACAGACGGAGAATACGCTTTTTGTGTGTTCCAGGATTTGAACAGCGACGGTGTTTTAAATTCTGGTTTTATGGGAATTCCAAAAGAACCGTTTGGCTTTAGCAATTACAATGGAAAATCGGTTCCAGGAAATTTTAAAAAGCATAAAGTTTTAATCGATAAGGATGAAACGATTCCCATTGAACTTTTTACGATGTAA
- a CDS encoding magnesium transporter CorA family protein, producing MITYWQQEDGLFVKKNKDEIDPKERLWVDARNVTSKEISILEKDYALEHDHVLDSLDPDELSRIEQGEGYVLTIMRLPVYFPNSEVRYNTVPLGAMIFPNTIITLCWTDCEVLHDMSANRIKDLNINDFPAFITQILSRADTMFLRYLKDINRRTNSIQQELQETIENHELIQLFNLEKSLMYFTSSLKSNQLLLEKIRKTRIIKFDAEDQDWLDDVEVDNRQAMEMASTYSLTITGTMDAFASVISNNMNMVMKQLTVFSIALMLISFITSFWGMNIRLPWGNNQSWTGFIIISISCAVLSIGSFLLMTFMTDIQKKLKQLKNKKR from the coding sequence ATGATAACCTATTGGCAGCAAGAAGACGGGCTGTTTGTAAAAAAAAATAAAGACGAAATAGATCCAAAAGAACGGCTTTGGGTTGATGCCCGCAATGTAACATCTAAAGAAATCTCAATTCTGGAAAAAGACTATGCGCTTGAGCATGACCATGTGCTGGATTCTTTAGACCCAGATGAACTTTCCAGAATTGAACAGGGCGAAGGCTATGTGCTTACAATAATGAGGCTTCCCGTATACTTTCCAAATTCAGAAGTGCGATATAACACGGTTCCTCTTGGTGCGATGATTTTTCCAAATACGATAATCACTTTGTGCTGGACAGATTGCGAAGTTTTGCACGATATGAGTGCAAACAGAATAAAAGATTTGAATATAAACGATTTTCCGGCATTTATAACGCAGATTTTAAGCCGTGCCGACACGATGTTTTTGCGCTATCTAAAGGATATAAACCGAAGAACAAATTCCATTCAGCAGGAATTGCAGGAAACGATTGAAAATCACGAATTGATTCAGCTTTTCAACTTAGAAAAATCGCTTATGTATTTTACGAGTTCGCTAAAGAGCAATCAGTTACTTTTGGAAAAAATACGCAAAACCAGAATAATAAAATTTGATGCAGAAGACCAGGATTGGCTTGACGACGTTGAAGTTGATAACAGACAGGCTATGGAAATGGCAAGCACCTATTCTCTTACGATTACAGGAACTATGGATGCCTTTGCATCTGTAATTTCAAACAATATGAACATGGTGATGAAGCAATTAACAGTATTTTCCATTGCGTTAATGCTCATCTCGTTTATAACGAGTTTTTGGGGAATGAATATAAGGCTGCCGTGGGGAAATAACCAGAGCTGGACTGGTTTTATAATAATAAGCATAAGCTGTGCAGTTCTTTCTATCGGTTCATTTTTGTTGATGACTTTTATGACCGACATTCAAAAAAAACTCAAACAGCTAAAAAATAAAAAGCGATAA
- a CDS encoding TetR/AcrR family transcriptional regulator yields MDNYHHEDLRSELLEAGISLVARDGIQSCSLRKVAAECKVSHGAPYSHFKNKEELLKAMQSYITELFSATLEKTLKENCDSKNLLGKLGETYFNFFVDNPNYYSFLFGHANISLDLRAESASEKNYRPYEIFRNLVLKILNKNQCPKKKQNDIVISLWAYIHGLTSLATMKNITYDEDWKEKICNFIALYECKELNGEK; encoded by the coding sequence ATGGACAATTATCATCACGAAGATTTGAGAAGTGAATTATTAGAAGCTGGAATTTCGCTGGTTGCACGCGACGGAATTCAGTCTTGTTCGCTACGAAAAGTTGCAGCGGAATGCAAGGTTTCGCATGGGGCGCCTTACAGCCATTTTAAAAATAAGGAAGAGCTTTTAAAAGCGATGCAGAGCTATATTACGGAATTGTTTTCGGCCACGCTTGAAAAAACGCTCAAAGAAAATTGCGATTCTAAAAACCTTTTAGGAAAACTTGGCGAAACTTATTTTAATTTTTTTGTTGACAATCCTAATTATTATAGTTTTCTTTTTGGGCACGCAAATATTTCTCTCGATTTAAGGGCAGAATCGGCTTCTGAAAAAAATTATAGACCGTACGAAATATTTAGAAATCTCGTTTTGAAAATATTAAATAAGAATCAATGCCCTAAAAAAAAGCAGAACGATATTGTCATTTCGCTTTGGGCTTATATCCACGGTTTAACGTCGTTGGCAACTATGAAAAACATAACTTACGACGAAGATTGGAAAGAAAAAATCTGCAATTTTATCGCGCTCTATGAATGCAAGGAGTTAAATGGAGAAAAATAA
- a CDS encoding formylglycine-generating enzyme family protein, whose translation MKELNPIKIAKSFFKPLSVVLFACVQLPFFAQTSPDLVLLGPKEDQKYDVYIIGDGSQSFTEKRWITPFAINRTETPYTLWYSVLTQAQNLGYKFVNPGQEGSMGKRGEKPLHYSSEQPVTMISWYDTVVWCNAFSEISSLKPCYTYNGEVLKDSSETAKLDLANCDWNADGYRLPSEEEWEYAARKTKSGFQDGSLMSGQVDENGNSDSSIPEDEVSWTANNTNFTHAVGTAGTPFEPKAPPKSCSGNPNGAGLFDMSGNVLEFVWDWMANYKPVEPGTRATGPQIAKQRVSRGGSFSVYTPFCYAGDRYSFDPNEVYDYFGFRFAQTRQ comes from the coding sequence ATGAAAGAATTAAATCCCATAAAAATAGCAAAGTCCTTTTTTAAACCTTTATCTGTTGTTCTTTTTGCATGCGTTCAACTTCCTTTTTTTGCGCAGACTTCTCCAGATTTAGTTTTGCTCGGTCCAAAAGAAGATCAAAAATACGATGTATATATAATAGGAGATGGAAGCCAGTCCTTTACAGAAAAACGCTGGATAACACCATTCGCAATAAATCGCACAGAAACACCATATACGCTTTGGTATTCAGTTTTAACGCAAGCACAAAACTTAGGTTACAAATTTGTAAATCCCGGGCAGGAAGGCTCGATGGGAAAGCGAGGCGAAAAACCACTGCACTATTCAAGCGAGCAGCCCGTAACAATGATAAGCTGGTACGACACGGTAGTCTGGTGCAATGCTTTTTCTGAAATTTCATCTTTAAAACCGTGCTATACGTATAACGGCGAAGTTTTGAAAGATTCATCAGAAACTGCAAAACTAGACCTTGCAAATTGCGATTGGAACGCAGACGGCTATAGACTGCCTTCTGAAGAAGAATGGGAATACGCTGCAAGAAAAACAAAATCAGGCTTTCAAGACGGCTCTTTGATGAGCGGACAAGTTGATGAAAACGGAAATTCAGATTCTTCGATTCCAGAAGATGAAGTGAGCTGGACTGCAAACAATACAAATTTTACTCATGCAGTGGGAACAGCAGGCACTCCTTTTGAACCAAAAGCTCCACCAAAAAGTTGCAGCGGAAATCCAAACGGCGCAGGACTTTTTGATATGAGCGGCAATGTATTGGAGTTTGTTTGGGACTGGATGGCTAATTACAAACCAGTAGAACCAGGCACAAGAGCAACAGGACCACAAATAGCAAAGCAACGAGTAAGCCGCGGCGGAAGTTTTTCGGTTTACACGCCATTTTGCTATGCAGGCGACCGCTACAGTTTTGACCCCAACGAAGTCTACGATTACTTTGGATTTAGATTTGCACAGACAAGGCAATAA
- a CDS encoding DNA-deoxyinosine glycosylase — translation MEYQHVIHPFLPVYDEASQVLILGSLPSVKSREKKFYYGNSQNRFWKVISAIFGEEVPVTIEAKKYLILKNRLALWDTIYSCDIVGSSDSLIKNAEPTNLLPLVQNSRISHIFCNGKTAWTYFNKYQKMLLNIEAKLLPSTSPANAAWSLEKLIDAWKEVYNAAKSGM, via the coding sequence ATGGAATATCAGCATGTAATTCATCCTTTTTTGCCTGTTTATGATGAAGCATCGCAAGTTTTGATTTTGGGAAGTTTGCCTTCGGTAAAGTCGAGGGAGAAAAAATTTTATTATGGCAATTCGCAAAATCGTTTTTGGAAGGTGATTTCTGCAATTTTTGGAGAGGAAGTTCCAGTTACAATCGAAGCGAAAAAATATTTGATTTTGAAAAACCGACTGGCGCTTTGGGACACGATTTACAGTTGCGATATAGTGGGCTCCAGCGATTCACTCATAAAAAATGCGGAACCTACAAATCTTTTGCCGCTCGTACAAAATTCAAGAATTTCGCATATTTTTTGCAACGGTAAAACCGCTTGGACTTATTTTAACAAATATCAAAAAATGCTTTTAAATATAGAAGCAAAACTTTTGCCTTCGACAAGCCCTGCAAATGCTGCCTGGTCGCTTGAAAAATTGATTGATGCGTGGAAAGAAGTTTACAATGCTGCAAAATCTGGTATGTAG
- a CDS encoding SagB/ThcOx family dehydrogenase: MTINENRYFLKTYFSELDGIKTDASKALAKPPAEKVFTTGTTAIKLPKPCKDVLKSANIFDVIQNRRSFRRYSDKKLSLEELSYLLWASYGRSNFDDEKDSKRTVPSGGACYTIETYIIAMNVENLEAGIYHYSPSEHSILFIKSIESMHETIESFMLDSKQPFLPGFAEKSGVLFIWSTVPYRGEYKFNVLAHKKVLIDAGHVCQNLYLASQSIDAGACAIGIYDQDKIDRLLDLDGKDEFVIYLAAVGKK; this comes from the coding sequence ATGACGATTAACGAAAACAGATACTTTTTAAAAACATATTTTTCTGAGCTGGATGGAATTAAGACCGATGCCTCAAAGGCACTTGCAAAACCGCCTGCGGAAAAAGTTTTTACGACTGGAACAACAGCAATAAAACTTCCAAAACCGTGCAAAGATGTTTTAAAATCTGCAAACATTTTTGATGTTATTCAAAATCGCCGAAGTTTTAGAAGATATAGCGACAAAAAACTTTCGCTGGAAGAACTTTCTTACCTTTTGTGGGCTTCGTACGGAAGGTCGAACTTTGATGATGAAAAAGATTCAAAGAGGACTGTTCCGTCTGGTGGAGCGTGCTACACGATAGAAACTTATATAATCGCGATGAATGTGGAAAATCTTGAAGCAGGCATTTATCACTATAGCCCGAGCGAACACAGCATTTTGTTTATAAAAAGCATAGAAAGCATGCACGAAACTATAGAAAGTTTTATGCTCGACTCCAAACAGCCGTTTCTACCAGGATTTGCAGAAAAGTCGGGAGTGCTTTTTATCTGGTCGACTGTTCCTTATCGCGGCGAATATAAATTCAATGTACTGGCTCATAAAAAAGTGCTTATAGATGCAGGACATGTATGTCAAAACTTGTATCTTGCGTCACAATCCATAGATGCAGGTGCTTGTGCAATAGGAATTTACGATCAGGATAAAATCGACAGATTGCTGGATTTAGACGGAAAAGATGAGTTTGTAATTTATCTTGCTGCGGTAGGCAAAAAATAA
- a CDS encoding MraY family glycosyltransferase has product MWLIAFLGLGIFLLSIFLIKKVIKFCNKYSLYDSVSARKIHSGNIPRLGGIAIFVSFISGCVVYFLITDSAILFTKIPLLISCSIIFAVGILDDLFDLKAYTKLLAQLVATGIVVFFGYRFQSIFGVSLNTSIFGRIFSSIFTYLWVVGIINSYNLIDGLDGLCSTLALSVLITVALIYSQINTTEAILCIFLCAGILGFLVFNFPPAKIFMGDNGSQFLGFMIAILPLYVTQVKNTSFEFNKVLVCIVLSAIPMTDTIASIWRRIRDKRPIMSPDKAHLHHKLLNIGLSKNQVLLVVDLVQIVICVTVLFAVRLNRNFATIVLAVLYLILASLFAFIHFKNRSVLKFKKQSLTDNQ; this is encoded by the coding sequence ATGTGGCTCATTGCATTTTTAGGACTGGGAATTTTTCTGCTATCCATTTTTCTCATAAAAAAAGTCATAAAATTTTGCAATAAATATTCGCTTTACGATTCTGTAAGTGCAAGAAAAATCCATTCTGGAAATATTCCTCGGCTTGGGGGAATTGCAATCTTTGTTTCCTTTATATCTGGCTGTGTCGTTTATTTTTTGATAACAGATTCGGCAATTCTATTCACAAAAATTCCGCTTTTAATAAGCTGTTCTATAATCTTTGCAGTTGGCATTTTAGATGACCTTTTTGATTTAAAAGCATACACAAAACTTCTTGCACAATTAGTTGCAACAGGAATTGTCGTATTTTTTGGATACAGATTTCAGTCAATTTTTGGAGTTTCGCTAAATACTTCTATTTTTGGCAGGATTTTTTCCAGTATTTTCACGTATCTTTGGGTTGTCGGAATAATAAACTCCTACAACTTGATTGACGGATTGGATGGTCTCTGTTCAACTTTAGCTTTGTCTGTTCTTATAACTGTTGCACTCATTTATTCCCAGATAAACACGACAGAAGCGATACTATGCATATTCTTGTGTGCTGGCATTTTGGGATTTTTGGTATTCAATTTCCCTCCGGCAAAAATTTTTATGGGCGATAACGGAAGTCAGTTTCTTGGATTTATGATTGCAATCCTTCCGCTCTATGTAACTCAGGTTAAAAACACGAGTTTTGAATTCAATAAGGTTTTGGTCTGCATTGTTTTATCTGCAATTCCAATGACGGATACTATCGCTTCTATTTGGCGAAGAATACGAGATAAAAGACCGATAATGAGTCCAGACAAAGCGCATCTTCATCATAAACTTTTAAATATTGGACTTTCTAAAAATCAAGTTTTGCTGGTTGTTGACCTTGTGCAGATTGTGATATGCGTAACGGTGCTTTTTGCTGTTCGGTTGAATAGAAATTTTGCAACTATCGTTTTGGCTGTTTTGTATCTTATTTTGGCTTCGCTTTTTGCATTTATTCATTTTAAAAACAGAAGCGTTTTAAAATTTAAAAAACAAAGTTTAACTGATAATCAGTAA
- the hisC gene encoding histidinol-phosphate transaminase produces the protein MKNLHPYVPGEQPKERPYIKLNANENPYPPSPLVTKAVARLAKKQAQKMALYPDPDSLELKKAIADMLNKTGGVLARANLKGGKKNGSASKVFASDSDKIPFIVTPQMIYAGNGSDEVLSFIFYAFFDGDRELVLPEHTYSFYPVYAGFYGIEIDKVPLKDDWTLDKEKMILDANKRDSSIIFANPNAPTSLGMTREEIKEMIKSTPKNRVFVVDEAYVDFGGESCIPLLAEFENLLIVRTFSKSLCAAGMRLGYAVANPTLIEQLTTVKNSVNHFPIDFIAQQAGIAACNDAGYYAECARSVAFERDEFIDFLRNIGWQVLDSQTNFVFCKKDGRSGEETYKKIKDEGILVRHFNTPGIEDYLRITIGTKVQMDKLKTVMKNL, from the coding sequence ATGAAAAATCTTCACCCTTATGTTCCTGGTGAACAGCCAAAAGAAAGACCTTACATAAAGTTGAACGCGAACGAAAATCCGTATCCGCCAAGTCCGCTAGTTACAAAGGCTGTTGCCCGGCTTGCAAAAAAACAGGCACAAAAAATGGCTTTGTATCCCGACCCCGACTCGCTGGAATTAAAAAAAGCGATTGCGGATATGCTCAATAAGACTGGTGGCGTTCTTGCAAGGGCAAATTTAAAAGGTGGCAAAAAAAACGGCAGCGCTTCAAAAGTTTTTGCTTCTGATTCGGATAAAATTCCTTTTATTGTAACGCCTCAAATGATTTATGCAGGAAACGGCTCTGACGAAGTTTTGAGTTTTATTTTTTATGCTTTTTTTGACGGCGACCGTGAACTTGTTTTGCCTGAGCACACTTATTCATTTTATCCAGTTTATGCTGGTTTTTATGGAATTGAGATAGACAAGGTTCCGCTAAAAGATGACTGGACTTTGGACAAAGAAAAGATGATTTTAGATGCGAACAAAAGGGATTCTAGCATAATATTTGCAAATCCAAACGCACCAACTTCTTTGGGGATGACGAGGGAAGAGATTAAAGAGATGATAAAATCTACTCCAAAAAACAGGGTTTTTGTTGTAGACGAAGCCTATGTCGATTTTGGAGGCGAAAGTTGCATTCCTCTTTTGGCAGAGTTTGAAAATCTTTTGATAGTTCGTACTTTTTCAAAATCGCTTTGTGCTGCTGGAATGAGACTTGGATATGCGGTTGCAAATCCGACTCTTATAGAGCAGTTAACGACCGTAAAAAATTCTGTAAATCATTTTCCGATTGATTTTATTGCACAGCAAGCAGGAATTGCTGCTTGTAATGATGCAGGATATTACGCCGAATGCGCGCGAAGCGTCGCTTTTGAACGTGATGAGTTTATTGATTTTTTAAGAAATATCGGCTGGCAAGTTTTGGACAGCCAAACGAATTTTGTATTTTGCAAAAAAGACGGCAGGAGTGGGGAAGAAACTTACAAAAAAATCAAAGATGAAGGAATTCTCGTCCGCCATTTTAACACACCTGGAATAGAAGATTATTTGAGGATAACGATTGGCACAAAAGTTCAGATGGATAAATTAAAAACGGTGATGAAAAATCTTTAG
- a CDS encoding EFR1 family ferrodoxin (N-terminal region resembles flavodoxins. C-terminal ferrodoxin region binds two 4Fe-4S clusters.), whose product MKIIYFSGNGNTKHCAQEFSKRTGNGEAFSIEDDNAIKAMAKVEEFGFAYPVHFSNIPFIVSDFIKRNSKIFRGKKIFLIATMGLFSGDGTGCAARLLKKYGAEILGGVHLRMPDAIGDVGMLKKTPQENKDIIEKTDKKIKRFSALLNSKKYPHEGLHFYNHIAGLFGQRLWFLHEAKKHRKGLKVDITKCTGCTLCAKQCPTQSISIVNGKAILTGNNCTICYRCVNSCPQKALTIIGKQVIEQCFFKNY is encoded by the coding sequence ATGAAAATAATTTATTTTAGCGGCAATGGAAATACAAAGCACTGCGCTCAAGAATTTTCAAAACGGACAGGAAATGGCGAGGCTTTTTCGATTGAAGATGATAATGCTATAAAAGCGATGGCAAAAGTCGAAGAGTTTGGATTTGCATATCCTGTGCATTTTAGCAATATTCCGTTTATAGTAAGCGATTTTATAAAAAGGAATTCTAAGATTTTTAGAGGAAAAAAGATTTTTCTTATTGCGACTATGGGACTTTTTAGCGGAGATGGAACTGGATGCGCCGCTCGCCTTCTTAAAAAATATGGGGCTGAAATTTTGGGCGGAGTACATTTGAGAATGCCAGATGCTATTGGCGATGTTGGAATGCTAAAAAAAACACCTCAAGAAAATAAAGATATAATAGAAAAGACAGATAAAAAAATTAAAAGATTCTCTGCTTTATTAAATTCAAAAAAATATCCGCACGAAGGACTTCATTTTTATAATCACATTGCAGGTCTTTTTGGCCAGCGTTTGTGGTTTTTACATGAGGCAAAAAAACATCGCAAAGGCTTAAAAGTTGATATTACAAAATGCACAGGCTGCACTTTGTGCGCCAAACAGTGCCCAACCCAGTCGATTTCTATTGTAAATGGCAAAGCGATTTTGACTGGAAATAACTGTACAATCTGTTATCGCTGCGTAAATTCTTGTCCGCAAAAAGCTCTGACGATTATCGGTAAACAAGTGATTGAGCAGTGCTTTTTTAAAAATTATTGA
- a CDS encoding sirohydrochlorin cobaltochelatase — translation MTYVKKIFAGFMIIAFASICVFAGSKSARLKKEIIVASYGTSYNPSRTITIGGIESAFAERFPDYTIQRVFTSDMISESLERSEGIKTLNIQEALEQAIYDGIKEVVIQPTFVLNGKELRDFFKIAKSYEKKFKKMTFSSPLINDEDDMKKVADIFVQRTKEFDDGKTAICIMGHGNSSKSNKMYKQMEDFLQDSGKSAYFVGTVHDEQSTQRIISILKKNEKYTNVVLIPMMITAGEHIIGDMAGDGDDSWKSIFSKAGYGVTCIFEGMGQYYEIQQMFIEHAKDAIFSSASEITLQM, via the coding sequence ATGACTTATGTAAAAAAAATTTTTGCAGGATTTATGATTATCGCTTTTGCATCGATTTGTGTTTTTGCCGGGAGCAAATCTGCAAGGTTAAAAAAAGAAATAATCGTTGCAAGTTATGGCACTTCCTACAATCCAAGCAGAACAATCACCATTGGTGGAATTGAAAGCGCCTTTGCCGAGCGATTCCCAGATTATACGATTCAACGAGTTTTTACTTCTGATATGATAAGCGAGTCTTTGGAAAGGAGTGAAGGGATAAAAACTCTTAACATACAAGAAGCGTTGGAACAGGCGATTTATGATGGAATAAAAGAAGTTGTGATTCAGCCAACTTTTGTTCTTAACGGAAAAGAGCTTAGAGATTTTTTTAAAATTGCAAAATCTTACGAGAAAAAATTTAAAAAAATGACTTTTTCATCGCCTCTTATAAATGATGAAGACGATATGAAAAAAGTTGCGGATATTTTTGTTCAGAGAACGAAAGAATTTGACGACGGAAAAACTGCAATCTGCATTATGGGGCACGGCAATTCTTCTAAATCAAATAAGATGTACAAGCAGATGGAAGATTTTCTTCAGGATTCTGGAAAAAGCGCTTATTTTGTTGGAACCGTTCACGATGAACAAAGCACTCAAAGGATAATCAGCATTCTAAAGAAAAACGAAAAATATACAAACGTTGTTTTAATCCCAATGATGATTACCGCAGGCGAGCATATCATTGGCGATATGGCAGGCGACGGCGACGATTCCTGGAAGTCTATATTTTCAAAAGCAGGGTATGGCGTTACTTGTATCTTCGAAGGCATGGGACAGTATTATGAAATTCAACAGATGTTTATAGAACATGCAAAAGATGCAATCTTTTCTTCTGCTAGCGAAATTACATTGCAAATGTAA